The following are encoded together in the Coregonus clupeaformis isolate EN_2021a chromosome 24, ASM2061545v1, whole genome shotgun sequence genome:
- the LOC121549018 gene encoding phenylalanine-4-hydroxylase isoform X2, with the protein MGLCAARPHLSTGPMAEKGINLMHIESRPSRLNNQQFEFFISVDTSFSKALDEVIDGLRTEISGHVHELSRNKQKDTVPWFPNDIQDLDRFANQILSYGSELDSDHPGFTDPVYRTRRKEFADIAYNYRHGQVIPKVEYTAEEKATWSTVFNELKTLYPTHACREHNRVFPLLEQYCGYRQDNIPQLEDISRYLQSCTGFRLRPVAGLLSSRDFLAGLAFRVFHSTQYIRHQSKPMYTPEPDICHELLGHVPLFADPTFAQFSQEIGLASLGAPDEYIERLATVYWFTVEFGLCKQGSEIKAYGAGLLSSFGELQYCLTDKPKIQPFDPAKTSLQKYPITEFQPIYFVAESFDDAKERVRKFADTIPRPFSVRYNAYTQSIEVLDNTQQLRNLADNISGEIGILCNALRKME; encoded by the exons ATGGGACTGTGTGCCGCCCGGCCCCACCTCTCTACTGGACCTATGGCA GAGAAGGGCATCAACCTGATGCACATAGAGTCTCGCCCGTCGCGACTGAACAACCAGCAGTTTGAGTTCTTCATCAGCGTGGACACCAGCTTCTCCAAGGCCTTGGACGAGGTCATCGACGGCCTGCGCACCGAGATCAGTGGCCACGTGCACGAGCTCTCACGCAACAAACAGAAGGACACAG tTCCATGGTTCCCCAATGACATCCAGGACTTGGACCGCTTTGCCAACCAGATTCTGAGCTACGGATCTGAGCTGGATTCTGATCACCCT GGCTTCACAGACCCAGTGTACAGAACCAGGAGGAAGGAGTTTGCCGACATCGCCTACAactacagaca TGGCCAGGTCATTCCCAAGGTGGAGTACACAGCGGAGGAGAAGGCCACATGGAGCACAGTGTTCAATGAGCTGAAGACTCTGTACCCCACGCACGCCTGCCGTGAGCACAACCGTGTGTTCCCCCTGCTGGAGCAGTACTGCGGCTACAGGCAGGACAACATCCCCCAGCTGGAGGACATCTCACGCTACCTGCAGT CATGCACAGGTTTCCGGTTGCGCCCAGTGGCTGGCCTGCTCTCCTCTCGGGATTTCCTGGCTGGTCTGGCCTTCCGAGTCTTCCACTCTACACAGTACATCCGTCACCAATCCAAGCCCATGTACACACCTGAGCC GGATATCTGCCATGAACTCCTGGGGCATGTTCCTCTGTTTGCTGACCCCACCTTTGCCCAATTCTCACAG GAAATCGGTCTGGCTTCCCTGGGTGCCCCCGACGAGTACATTGAGAGGCTTGCTACT gTCTATTGGTTCACAGTGGAGTTTGGCCTCTGCAAGCAGGGCTCTGAGATCAAGGCCTATGGAGCTGGCCTTCTCTCATCATTTGGAGAGCTGCAG tactgtttgACAGACAAGCCCAAGATTCAACCATTTGACCCTGCGAAGACCAGCCTTCAGAAGTACCCAATCACTGAGTTCCAGCCCATTTACTTTGTCGCTGAGAGCTTTGATGACGCCAAAGAGAGAGTCAG GAAATTTGCCGATACCATCCCCAGGCCTTTCTCAGTGCGCTACAATGCATACACCCAGAGTATTGAAGTCTTGGATAACACCCAGCAGCTGAGAAACCTGGCTGACAACATCAGTG GGGAAATTGGGATCTTGTGCAATGCCCTGCGGAAGATGGAGTAA
- the LOC121549008 gene encoding tyrosine 3-monooxygenase-like — protein MKTESVVQNIQFVGRKRSLIEDARKERASGSSSPGPSRCGENFVFEEKEGTVTLNILFALSHGKNAGFFKTGKVFETFEAKLLHIESRPGRKSKNSGCDDLEFFMRCEVHSSDTNIFINSLKRVADDVRTIPEEKVPWFPRKIRDLDKCNLLITKYDPDMDQDHPGFSDPEYRKRRCFIAELAANYKQGEPLPRVEYTPEEVATWREVYRTLRTIYPDLACRQFLDGLQQLERECGYGEDSIPQLREVSAFLKEKSGFQLRPVAGLLSARDFLASLAFRLFQCTQYIRHASAPMHSPEPDCCHELLGHIPMLADKDFAQFSQEIGLASLGASDEDIERLSTLYWFTVEFGLCKQNGTMKAYGAGLLSSYGELIYALSNEPEYKPFNPEETAIQPYQDQTFQPVYFVSESFEDAKIKMRRYSSSIQRPFSVRYDPFTCSLEVLDQPSKIQHALGQMRDDLKILHSALEKLG, from the exons ATGAAGACGGAGAGTGTGGTGCAAAACATTCAGTTCGTCGGCAGAAAGCGAAGTCTGATCGAAGATGCCCGGAAAGAGCGCGCCAGCGGTTCATCGTCCCCTGGCCCATCGCGGTGCGGTGAAAACTTTGTGTTTGAGGAAAAGGAAGGAACGGTGACACTGAACATTCTTTTCGCACTCAGCCATGGGAAGAATGCAGGGTTCTTTAAAACTGGCAAAGTCTTTGAG ACGTTTGAAGCCAAGCTTCTGCATATTGAGAGCCGACCAGGGAGGAAGTCTAAGAACAGTGGTTGTGATGATCTGGAGTTCTTTATGAGGTGTGAAGTGCACAGCTCCGACACAAACATCTTCATCAACTCACTCAAGAGAGTCGCCGACGATGTACGCACCATCCCAGAGGAAAAAG TTCCCTGGTTCCCCAGAAAGATCAGAGATCTGGATAAATGCAACCTGTTGATAACGAAATATGATCCAGATATGGACCAGGATCATCCa GGATTCAGTGATCCAGAATACAGAAAAAGAAGGTGCTTCATTGCTGAACTTGCAGCGAATTACAAACA GGGGGAACCATTACCCAGAGTGGAGTACACACCAGAGGAGGTGGCCACATG GAGAGAGGTGTACCGGACCCTGAGGACCATCTACCCTGACCTGGCTTGCAGACAGTTCCTGGATGGGCTGCAGCAGCTGGAGAGGGAGTGTGGCTACGGAGAGGACAGTATCCCCCAGCTCCGGGAGGTCTCTGCCTTCCTCAAAG AGAAGTCAGGCTTCCAGCTGCGTCCGGTGGCAGGGCTACTCTCCGCCAGAGACTTCCTAGCTAGCCTGGCCTTCAGACTGTTCCAGTGTACCCAGTACATCCGCCACGCCTCCGCACCCATGCACTCCCCAGAGCC AGATTGCTGTCACGAGTTACTTGGCCATATTCCTATGCTTGCAGACAAAGATTTTGCCCAGTTTTCCCAG GAAATCGGCCTAGCCTCACTGGGCGCATCAGACGAGGATATTGAGAGACTCTCAACC TTGTACTGGTTCACGGTGGAGTTTGGACTTTGTAAGCAGAATGGAACTATGAAGGCATACGGTGCCGGCCTCCTGTCCTCCTATGGAGAACTCATT TATGCTCTCTCTAACGAACCTGAGTACAAGCCATTCAACCCTGAGGAGACTGCAATCCAGCCTTACCAGGACCAGACTTTCCAACCTGTCTACTTTGTCTCAGAAAGCTTTGAGGATGCCAAGATTAAGATGAG GCGGTACTCGTCGTCCATCCAACGGCCCTTCTCTGTCCGGTACGACCCATTCACCTGCAGCCTGGAGGTTCTGGACCAGCCCAGTAAGATCCAGCATGCCCTGGGCCAGATGAGAGACGACCTGAAGATACTACACAGTGCCCTGGAGAAACTGGGCTGA